A single window of Nicotiana tomentosiformis chromosome 1, ASM39032v3, whole genome shotgun sequence DNA harbors:
- the LOC104114723 gene encoding transcription factor bHLH14 isoform X2, translated as MDGLFPLISCLLVLTPSQLLGFHYYYYSINYTVLSSCCFLFSSTYIKFMGSSSPMVDSSLPQGDNQLPLGLQHMLQYVIKSQPDWWAYAIFWQTSTDDEGKPFLAWGDGYFQGAKGGAAVNNKGSSSDAAQSERKKVIRGIQALIDGDNNNLMDDGAAQFQVYSCERAKEAQIHGIQTLLCIPTSNGVLELGSAHLIKENFDLVQQVKSLFLSCPPIHFLEKSICFADIGLVTGLQQDNEDKLEKQQLDSDKKAVAKKRGRKPKGGDNNINMAALNHVEAERQRREKLNHRFYALRSAVPNVSRMDKASLLSDAVSYINQLKAKVDELELQLIDHSSSSNKKQKSNESGENQSTNTSVDQELRPNSSLEVEVKIVGPDAMIRVQSENVNYPSAKLMSALRHLQLQVHHASISSVNNLMLHDVVVKVPQGLRTEDGLRTALITTLESNS; from the exons ATGGATGGCCTTTTTCCACTAATCAGTTGCCTCCTCGTCCTTACTCCTTCTCAACTGCTTGGGTTTCATTACTACTATTACTCCATTAATTATACAGTACTAAGTAGTTGTtgtttcttattttcatcaacaTACATCAAATTCATGGGTTCCTCATCTCCCATGGTGGATTCATCACTACCTCAAGGTGACAACCAGTTGCCTTTGGGACTTCAACATATGCTTCAGTATGTTATCAAAAGCCAGCCAGATTGGTGGGCTTACGCCATTTTTTGGCAAACCTCAACTGACGACGAGGGAAAGCCCTTTTTAGCTTGGGGAGATGGCTATTTTCAAGGGGCAAAAGGAGGTGCAGCTGTTAACAACAAAGGCAGCAGTTCAGACGCGGCCCAATCGGAGAGAAAAAAAGTAATCAGAGGAATTCAAGCTCTAATTGATGGAGATAATAATAATCTAATGGACGATG GTGCTGCTCAATTTCAGGTTTACAGCTGCGAAAGGGCTAAAGAAGCTCAGATCCATGGAATTCAGACTCTGCTTTGTATTCCAACTTCAAACGGCGTGCTCGAACTGGGCTCGGCCCACTTAATCAAAGAGAATTTTGACTTAGTTCAACAGGTCAAGTCCCTGTTCCTCTCTTGTCCGCCCATTCACTTTCTCGAGAAATCAATTTGTTTTGCTGATATAGGTCTTGTCACCGGCTTGCAACAAGATAACGAAGACAAATTAGAAAAGCAGCAGCTGGATTCAGATAAAAAGGCAGTAGCAAAGAAAAGAGGGAGAAAGCCCAAAGGCGGAGACAATAATATAAATATGGCGGCGTTGAACCACGTAGAGGCGGAGAGACAGAGAAGGGAAAAGCTGAACCACCGATTCTACGCGCTACGCTCTGCTGTACCAAACGTTTCCAGAATGGACAAAGCTTCACTGCTATCAGACGCGGTGTCATACATCAACCAACTCAAAGCCAAAGTGGATGAGTTGGAGTTGCAGTTAATTGATCATAGCAGCAGCAGCAATAAGAAACAGAAAAGTAATGAATCAGGTGAGAACCAGAGCACCAACACTTCAGTGGACCAAGAATTAAGACCTAATTCATCTTTAGAGGTTGAAGTAAAGATAGTGGGACCAGATGCTATGATCAGAGTTCAATCAGAGAACGTTAATTATCCATCAGCAAAACTCATGAGTGCGCTTCGACATCTACAACTGCAAGTCCACCATGCCAGCATTTCAAGTGTCAATAATCTCATGCTTCATGATGTTGTGGTTAAAGTTCCTCAGGGATTAAGAACTGAAGATGGATTAAGGACTGCTCTTATTACAACATTAGAGAGCAATAGCTAG
- the LOC104114723 gene encoding transcription factor bHLH14 isoform X1, producing the protein MDGLFPLISCLLVLTPSQLLGFHYYYYSINYTVLSSCCFLFSSTYIKFMGSSSPMVDSSLPQGDNQLPLGLQHMLQYVIKSQPDWWAYAIFWQTSTDDEGKPFLAWGDGYFQGAKGGAAVNNKGSSSDAAQSERKKVIRGIQALIDGDNNNLMDDGNVTDIEWFYVMSLARSFSVDNGSVPGKAFSSGNFVWFTGAAQFQVYSCERAKEAQIHGIQTLLCIPTSNGVLELGSAHLIKENFDLVQQVKSLFLSCPPIHFLEKSICFADIGLVTGLQQDNEDKLEKQQLDSDKKAVAKKRGRKPKGGDNNINMAALNHVEAERQRREKLNHRFYALRSAVPNVSRMDKASLLSDAVSYINQLKAKVDELELQLIDHSSSSNKKQKSNESGENQSTNTSVDQELRPNSSLEVEVKIVGPDAMIRVQSENVNYPSAKLMSALRHLQLQVHHASISSVNNLMLHDVVVKVPQGLRTEDGLRTALITTLESNS; encoded by the coding sequence ATGGATGGCCTTTTTCCACTAATCAGTTGCCTCCTCGTCCTTACTCCTTCTCAACTGCTTGGGTTTCATTACTACTATTACTCCATTAATTATACAGTACTAAGTAGTTGTtgtttcttattttcatcaacaTACATCAAATTCATGGGTTCCTCATCTCCCATGGTGGATTCATCACTACCTCAAGGTGACAACCAGTTGCCTTTGGGACTTCAACATATGCTTCAGTATGTTATCAAAAGCCAGCCAGATTGGTGGGCTTACGCCATTTTTTGGCAAACCTCAACTGACGACGAGGGAAAGCCCTTTTTAGCTTGGGGAGATGGCTATTTTCAAGGGGCAAAAGGAGGTGCAGCTGTTAACAACAAAGGCAGCAGTTCAGACGCGGCCCAATCGGAGAGAAAAAAAGTAATCAGAGGAATTCAAGCTCTAATTGATGGAGATAATAATAATCTAATGGACGATGGTAATGTAACCGACATCGAATGGTTCTACGTGATGTCGTTGGCTCGTTCTTTCTCTGTGGACAACGGATCAGTTCCTGGTAAAGCTTTTAGTAGTGGTAATTTTGTGTGGTTTACAGGTGCTGCTCAATTTCAGGTTTACAGCTGCGAAAGGGCTAAAGAAGCTCAGATCCATGGAATTCAGACTCTGCTTTGTATTCCAACTTCAAACGGCGTGCTCGAACTGGGCTCGGCCCACTTAATCAAAGAGAATTTTGACTTAGTTCAACAGGTCAAGTCCCTGTTCCTCTCTTGTCCGCCCATTCACTTTCTCGAGAAATCAATTTGTTTTGCTGATATAGGTCTTGTCACCGGCTTGCAACAAGATAACGAAGACAAATTAGAAAAGCAGCAGCTGGATTCAGATAAAAAGGCAGTAGCAAAGAAAAGAGGGAGAAAGCCCAAAGGCGGAGACAATAATATAAATATGGCGGCGTTGAACCACGTAGAGGCGGAGAGACAGAGAAGGGAAAAGCTGAACCACCGATTCTACGCGCTACGCTCTGCTGTACCAAACGTTTCCAGAATGGACAAAGCTTCACTGCTATCAGACGCGGTGTCATACATCAACCAACTCAAAGCCAAAGTGGATGAGTTGGAGTTGCAGTTAATTGATCATAGCAGCAGCAGCAATAAGAAACAGAAAAGTAATGAATCAGGTGAGAACCAGAGCACCAACACTTCAGTGGACCAAGAATTAAGACCTAATTCATCTTTAGAGGTTGAAGTAAAGATAGTGGGACCAGATGCTATGATCAGAGTTCAATCAGAGAACGTTAATTATCCATCAGCAAAACTCATGAGTGCGCTTCGACATCTACAACTGCAAGTCCACCATGCCAGCATTTCAAGTGTCAATAATCTCATGCTTCATGATGTTGTGGTTAAAGTTCCTCAGGGATTAAGAACTGAAGATGGATTAAGGACTGCTCTTATTACAACATTAGAGAGCAATAGCTAG